The Populus trichocarpa isolate Nisqually-1 chromosome 2, P.trichocarpa_v4.1, whole genome shotgun sequence genome has a window encoding:
- the LOC18096211 gene encoding metal transporter Nramp5 — protein MASSQQEQQACEIAPASRGNSNRIAALNLDGQSPPCIDDYDQQKPGWRKFLPYVGPGFLVSLAYLDPGNLETDLQAGANHGYELLWVILIGLIFALIIQSLAANLGVSTGRHLAELCKAEYPKYVRWSLWLLAEVAVIAADIPEVIGTAFALNILFHIPVWAGVLMTGLSTLLLLGLQKYGIRKLELLISALVFTMAACFFGELSYVKPPASGVLKGLFIPKLSGQGATGDAIALLGALVMPHNLFLHSALVLSRKVPNSVRGINDACRYFLIESGFALFVAFLINVSIISVSGTVCLAKNLSPENADQCGDLTLKGASFLLKNVLGKSSSTIYAIALLASGQSSTITGTYAGQYIMQGFLDLKMRKWLRNLTTRCIAILPSLFVSIIGGSSGASRLIIIASMILSFELPFALIPLLKFSSSNPKMGPHKNSIYIIVISWTLGFMIIGINVYYLSTGFVGWLTHNNLPKVGNVIIGIIVFPLMAIYILAIIYLTFRKDTAVTYIDPVKNDPNLEANMENGQGKSNQEMAFGRVPYREDLADVPLPE, from the exons ATGGCAAGCTCACAGCAGGAACAGCAAGCGTGTGAGATTGCTCCAGCATCACGGGGAAACAGCAATCGTATAGCAGCTCTTAACTTGGATGGCCAGTCCCCACCTTGCATTGATGATTATGACCAGCAG aaacCCGGATGGAGAAAGTTCCTCCCCTACGTCGGACCCGGTTTTCTTGTTTCATTAGCTTATCTGGATCCTGGAAACT TGGAAACAGATTTGCAAGCAGGAGCCAACCATGGATACgag CTGTTATGGGTGATCCTTATTGGTTTGATCTTCGCTCTCATAATCCAATCCCTTGCTGCAAATCTTGGTGTGAGCACCG GCAGACACCTAGCTGAGTTGTGCAAGGCTGAATATCCAAAGTACGTGAGATGGAGCCTGTGGTTGCTAGCAGAGGTAGCTGTCATAGCTGCTGATATACCTGAAG TCATTGGAACAGCCTTTGCGTTAAACATACTATTCCACATCCCCGTATGGGCAGGAGTTCTCATGACTGGTCTTAGCACTCTCCTGCTTCTTGGTCTCCAAAAATATGGG ATCAGGAAACTGGAGCTGCTGATATCAGCGTTGGTGTTTACAATGGCAGCATGTTTCTTTGGTGAACTTAGTTATGTAAAGCCTCCAGCATCTGGTGTGCTGAAAGGCTTGTTTATCCCTAAACTGTCAGGCCAAGGAGCCACTGGTGATGCCATTGCTCTACTCGGTGCCCTTGTCATGCC GCACAACCTCTTTCTTCATTCCGCTCTTGTGCTTTCTAGGAAAGTGCCCAATTCTGTTCGTGGCATCAAT GATGCATGTCGATATTTCCTGATAGAAAGCGGATTTGCACTATTTGTAGCATTTTTAATCAATGTATCGATTATCTCTGTATCGGGTACTGTTTGCTTGGCCAAGAATCTCTCACCTGAAAATGCTGATCAGTGCGGTGATCTCACCCTCAAGGGTGCTTCTTTCTTACTCAAG AATGTGCTGGGAAAGTCAAGTTCGACCATTTATGCCATTGCGTTATTAGCCTCGGGACAAAGCTCTACAATAACAGGCACTTACGCTGGACAATACATCATGCAG GGTTTCTTGGATTTGAAGATGAGAAAATGGCTTAGGAACCTAACGACTAGATGCATTGCCATTTTACCAAGTCTCTTTGTCTCAATTATAGGTGGATCATCCGGGGCAAGCCGGTTAATCATCATTGCATCG ATGATATTGTCATTTGAGCTCCCATTTGCACTCATCCCACTTCTTAAATTCAGCAGCAGTAACCCCAAGATGGGACCGCACAAGAACTCAATTTAT ATAATTGTCATCTCGTGGACTCTGGGATTCATGATCATTGGAATCAATGTGTATTATCTAAGCACGGGATTTGTGGGCTGGCTGACTCATAACAATCTGCCCAAAGTTGGAAATGTGATTATCGGGATCATAGTCTTTCCTTTGATGGCAATATATATTCTTGCTATCATCTACCTAACCTTTAGAAAAGACACTGCTGTGACATACATTGACCCAGTGAAGAATGATCCAAATCTTGAGGCTAACATGGAAAATGGGCAAGGAAAATCTAACCAGGAAATGGCATTCGGTCGGGTACCTTACAGAGAGGATTTAGCTGATGTCCCACTGCCAGAGTAG